From the Temnothorax longispinosus isolate EJ_2023e chromosome 6, Tlon_JGU_v1, whole genome shotgun sequence genome, one window contains:
- the Serca gene encoding calcium-transporting ATPase sarcoplasmic/endoplasmic reticulum type isoform X3 produces MEDGHCKTVEEVVNYFNVDPDQGLSPDQVKRNQEKYGLNELPAEEGKSIWQLVLEQFDDLLVKILLLAAIISFVLALFEEHEDAFTAFVEPFVILLILIANAVVGVWQERNAESAIEALKEYEPEMGKVVRSDKSGVQRIRAKEIVPGDIVEVSVGDKIPADIRLTKIFSTTLRIDQSILTGESVSVIKHTDPVPDPRAVNQDKKNILFSGTNVAAGKARGVVIGTGLSTAIGKIRTEMSETEEIKTPLQQKLDEFGEQLSKVISVICVAVWAINIGHFNDPAHGGSWIKGAIYYFKIAVALAVAAIPEGLPAVITTCLALGTRRMAKKNAIVRSLPSVETLGCTSVICSDKTGTLTTNQMSVSRMFIFDKIEGNDSSFHEFEITGSTYEPIGEIFLRGQKIKGQDYETLQEISTICIMCNDSAIDFNEFKQAFEKVGEATETALIVLAEKINPYGVPKSGLDRRAGAIVTRQDMETKWKKEFTLEFSRDRKSMSSYCVPLKPSKLGSGPKLFVKGAPEGVLDRCTHCRVGGQKVPLTSTLKNRILDLTRQYGTGRDTLRCLALATADHPMKPDDMDLGDSTKFYIYEKDLTFVGVVGMLDPPRKEVFDSIVRCRAAGIRVIVITGDNKATAEAICRRIGVFGEDEDTTGKSYSGREFDDLPIAEQKAACARARLFSRVEPAHKSKIVEYLQSMNEISAMTGDGVNDAPALKKAEIGIAMGSGTAVAKSASEMVLADDNFSSIVAAVEEGRAIYNNMKQFIRYLISSNIGEVVSIFLTAALGLPEALIPVQLLWVNLVTDGLPATALGFNPPDLDIMSKPPRKADESLISGWLFFRYMAIGGYVGAATVGSAAWWFMYSPNGPQLNYYQLTHHLACIGGGPEFKGINCKIFADPHPMTMALSVLVTIEMLNAMNSLSENQSLISMPPWSNMWLIASMALSFTLHFVILYVEVLSSVFQVTPLSGEEWLTVMKFSIPVVLLDETLKFIARKITDVAPPVTPK; encoded by the exons AATTGCCAGCTGAGGAGG GAAAATCCATCTGGCAACTCGTTCTGGAACAGTTCGATGACCTTCTAGTTAAGATTCTTCTATTAGCTgctattatttctttt GTATTAGCCTTATTTGAAGAGCACGAGGATGCGTTCACGGCCTTCGTCGAACCCTTCGTCATCCTGCTCATCCTCATTGCCAACGCCGTGGTCGGTGTCTGGCAAGAACGAAATGCCGAGTCTGCGATCGAGGCGCTCAAGGAGTACGAACCCGAGATGGGTAAAGTTGTACGAAGTGACAAATCGGGTGTCCAGAGGATTCGAGCCAAAGAGATCGTGCCCGGCGATATTGTGGAGGTGTCGGTCGGCGACAAGATCCCGGCCGATATCCGTCTGACCAAGATCTTCTCGACTACCCTCAGGATCGACCAGTCCATTCTGACTGGGGAATCGGTGTCCGTGATCAAACACACCGACCCTGTTCCCGACCCACGCGCTGTCAATCAG gataagaagaatattttgttCTCTGGTACCAATGTCGCCGCTGGAAAGGCTCGCGGGGTCGTTATTGGAACTGGCTTAAGCACGGCTATCGGTAAGATCCGTACGGAGATGTCGGAGACGGAGGAGATCAAGACGCCATTGCAGCAGAAGTTGGACGAGTTTGGCGAACAGCTGTCGAAAGTTATCTCCGTGATTTGCGTTGCCGTGTGGGCGATCAACATTGGCCATTTCAACGATCCGGCTCACGGCGGTTCCTGGATCAAGGGTGCCATTTACTACTTCAAGATTGCCGTCGCTCTCGCTGTAGCCGCTATTCCCGAAGGTTTGCCCGCTGTAATCACGACTTGCTTGGCCCTGGGCACCAGGCGTATGGCCAAGAAGAACGCCATTGTACGATCTTTGCCGTCCGTAGAGACTCTAGGTTGCACGTCCGTCATTTGCTCCGACAAAACTGGCACTTTGACGACTAACCAGATGTCCGTTAGCCG aatGTTCATCTTTGACAAGATTGAGGGTAACGATAGCAGTTTCCACGAATTCGAAATCACCGGGTCGACTTATGAACCTATCGGCGAGATCTTCTTGAGAGGACAAAAGATTAAAGGACAAGATTACGAAACATTGCAAGAGATCAGTACAATTTGTATCATGTGCAATGATTCTGCTATCGATTTTAATGAATTCAAGCAGGCATTTGAGAAGGTCGGCGAAGCCACGGAGACCGCCTTGATCGTTCTCGCTGAGAAAATCAATCCGTACGGAGTCCCGAAGAGCGGTTTGGATCGTCGAGCTGGCGCCATTGTCACTAGGCAGGATATGGAAACAAAGTGGAAGAAGGAATTCACGCTGGAATTCTCTCGTGATCGTAAATCCATGTCATCGTACTGCGTGCCTCTGAAGCCATCGAAATTGGGAAGTGGGCCAAAACTGTTTGTCAAGGGTGCGCCGGAAGGTGTATTGGATAGGTGCACACATTGCCGCGTCGGTGGTCAGAAGGTTCCTCTTACTTCAACCCTGAAGAATCGCATCTTGGATCTGACCCGCCAATACGGAACCGGTAGGGATACCCTGCGCTGCCTCGCTCTCGCTACTGCTGATCACCCGATGAAGCCTGACGATATGGATCTGGGCGACTCCACTAAATTCTACATATACGAGAAAGATCTCACGTTCGTAGGTGTAGTGGGCATGCTTGATCCACCTCGCAAAGAAGTGTTTGATTCAATTGTTAGGTGCCGCGCCGCCGGCATTCGTGTAATCGTTATCACCGGCGACAACAAAGCCACTGCCGAAGCCATCTGCCGACGTATCGGAGTTTTCGGTGAGGACGAAGATACCACTGGCAAGTCATACTCCGGACGTGAATTTGATGATCTACCGATAGCAGAGCAGAAAGCGGCTTGCGCCAGAGCTCGCCTCTTCTCTCGCGTAGAACCGGCTCATAAGTCGAAGATCGTGGAGTACTTACAAAGCATGAATGAAATTTCTGCTATG ACTGGTGACGGTGTGAACGATGCCCCTGCCTTGAAGAAGGCTGAAATCGGTATTGCTATGGGCTCTGGTACTGCAGTCGCGAAATCAGCTTCGGAGATGGTATTAGCGGATGATAATTTCTCTTCCATCGTAGCCGCTGTAGAGGAAGGCCGTGCTATCTATAATAACATGAAACAATTTATCCGTTACCTCATTTCTTCCAACATCGGCGAGGTCGTCAG TATATTCTTGACCGCCGCCCTTGGTCTTCCCGAAGCACTGATTCCGGTCCAACTTCTGTGGGTCAACTTGGTCACTGATGGTCTTCCAGCTACCGCTCTCGGTTTCAATCCACCCGATTTAGACATTATGAGCAaa cctCCTCGTAAAGCTGACGAATCTTTAATTTCCGGATGGCTGTTTTTCCGTTATATGGCTATTGGTGGATATGTAGGCGCTGCCACTGTCGGGTCGGCTGCTTGGTGGTTCATGTACAGTCCGAACGGCCCTCAACTGAATTACTACCAACTT ACTCATCACTTGGCATGTATTGGTGGCGGACCCGAGTTCAAGGGTATTAACTGCAAGATCTTCGCTGATCCTCATCCCATGACTATGGCTCTCTCTGTGTTGGTCACTATTGAAATGTTAAATGCCATGAACAG CTTGTCTGAGAATCAGTCGCTCATCAGCATGCCGCCTTGGTCCAACATGTGGCTCATCGCATCCATGGCTCTTTCTTTCACACTCCATTTCGTCATCCTGTACGTCGAAGTTCTTTCg TCCGTATTCCAAGTGACCCCGCTATCGGGTGAAGAATGGCTTACCGTTATGAAGTTCTCCATTCCAGTGGTACTTCTCGACGAAACCTTGAAGTTCATTGCCAGAAAGATCACAGACG TGGCACCGCCGGTGACGCCGAAATAA
- the Serca gene encoding calcium-transporting ATPase sarcoplasmic/endoplasmic reticulum type isoform X2, translated as MEDGHCKTVEEVVNYFNVDPDQGLSPDQVKRNQEKYGLNELPAEEGKSIWQLVLEQFDDLLVKILLLAAIISFVLALFEEHEDAFTAFVEPFVILLILIANAVVGVWQERNAESAIEALKEYEPEMGKVVRSDKSGVQRIRAKEIVPGDIVEVSVGDKIPADIRLTKIFSTTLRIDQSILTGESVSVIKHTDPVPDPRAVNQDKKNILFSGTNVAAGKARGVVIGTGLSTAIGKIRTEMSETEEIKTPLQQKLDEFGEQLSKVISVICVAVWAINIGHFNDPAHGGSWIKGAIYYFKIAVALAVAAIPEGLPAVITTCLALGTRRMAKKNAIVRSLPSVETLGCTSVICSDKTGTLTTNQMSVSRMFIFDKIEGNDSSFHEFEITGSTYEPIGEIFLRGQKIKGQDYETLQEISTICIMCNDSAIDFNEFKQAFEKVGEATETALIVLAEKINPYGVPKSGLDRRAGAIVTRQDMETKWKKEFTLEFSRDRKSMSSYCVPLKPSKLGSGPKLFVKGAPEGVLDRCTHCRVGGQKVPLTSTLKNRILDLTRQYGTGRDTLRCLALATADHPMKPDDMDLGDSTKFYIYEKDLTFVGVVGMLDPPRKEVFDSIVRCRAAGIRVIVITGDNKATAEAICRRIGVFGEDEDTTGKSYSGREFDDLPIAEQKAACARARLFSRVEPAHKSKIVEYLQSMNEISAMTGDGVNDAPALKKAEIGIAMGSGTAVAKSASEMVLADDNFSSIVAAVEEGRAIYNNMKQFIRYLISSNIGEVVSIFLTAALGLPEALIPVQLLWVNLVTDGLPATALGFNPPDLDIMSKPPRKADESLISGWLFFRYMAIGGYVGAATVGSAAWWFMYSPNGPQLNYYQLTHHLACIGGGPEFKGINCKIFADPHPMTMALSVLVTIEMLNAMNSLSENQSLISMPPWSNMWLIASMALSFTLHFVILYVEVLSSVFQVTPLSGEEWLTVMKFSIPVVLLDETLKFIARKITDVNEVVVDKWAAK; from the exons AATTGCCAGCTGAGGAGG GAAAATCCATCTGGCAACTCGTTCTGGAACAGTTCGATGACCTTCTAGTTAAGATTCTTCTATTAGCTgctattatttctttt GTATTAGCCTTATTTGAAGAGCACGAGGATGCGTTCACGGCCTTCGTCGAACCCTTCGTCATCCTGCTCATCCTCATTGCCAACGCCGTGGTCGGTGTCTGGCAAGAACGAAATGCCGAGTCTGCGATCGAGGCGCTCAAGGAGTACGAACCCGAGATGGGTAAAGTTGTACGAAGTGACAAATCGGGTGTCCAGAGGATTCGAGCCAAAGAGATCGTGCCCGGCGATATTGTGGAGGTGTCGGTCGGCGACAAGATCCCGGCCGATATCCGTCTGACCAAGATCTTCTCGACTACCCTCAGGATCGACCAGTCCATTCTGACTGGGGAATCGGTGTCCGTGATCAAACACACCGACCCTGTTCCCGACCCACGCGCTGTCAATCAG gataagaagaatattttgttCTCTGGTACCAATGTCGCCGCTGGAAAGGCTCGCGGGGTCGTTATTGGAACTGGCTTAAGCACGGCTATCGGTAAGATCCGTACGGAGATGTCGGAGACGGAGGAGATCAAGACGCCATTGCAGCAGAAGTTGGACGAGTTTGGCGAACAGCTGTCGAAAGTTATCTCCGTGATTTGCGTTGCCGTGTGGGCGATCAACATTGGCCATTTCAACGATCCGGCTCACGGCGGTTCCTGGATCAAGGGTGCCATTTACTACTTCAAGATTGCCGTCGCTCTCGCTGTAGCCGCTATTCCCGAAGGTTTGCCCGCTGTAATCACGACTTGCTTGGCCCTGGGCACCAGGCGTATGGCCAAGAAGAACGCCATTGTACGATCTTTGCCGTCCGTAGAGACTCTAGGTTGCACGTCCGTCATTTGCTCCGACAAAACTGGCACTTTGACGACTAACCAGATGTCCGTTAGCCG aatGTTCATCTTTGACAAGATTGAGGGTAACGATAGCAGTTTCCACGAATTCGAAATCACCGGGTCGACTTATGAACCTATCGGCGAGATCTTCTTGAGAGGACAAAAGATTAAAGGACAAGATTACGAAACATTGCAAGAGATCAGTACAATTTGTATCATGTGCAATGATTCTGCTATCGATTTTAATGAATTCAAGCAGGCATTTGAGAAGGTCGGCGAAGCCACGGAGACCGCCTTGATCGTTCTCGCTGAGAAAATCAATCCGTACGGAGTCCCGAAGAGCGGTTTGGATCGTCGAGCTGGCGCCATTGTCACTAGGCAGGATATGGAAACAAAGTGGAAGAAGGAATTCACGCTGGAATTCTCTCGTGATCGTAAATCCATGTCATCGTACTGCGTGCCTCTGAAGCCATCGAAATTGGGAAGTGGGCCAAAACTGTTTGTCAAGGGTGCGCCGGAAGGTGTATTGGATAGGTGCACACATTGCCGCGTCGGTGGTCAGAAGGTTCCTCTTACTTCAACCCTGAAGAATCGCATCTTGGATCTGACCCGCCAATACGGAACCGGTAGGGATACCCTGCGCTGCCTCGCTCTCGCTACTGCTGATCACCCGATGAAGCCTGACGATATGGATCTGGGCGACTCCACTAAATTCTACATATACGAGAAAGATCTCACGTTCGTAGGTGTAGTGGGCATGCTTGATCCACCTCGCAAAGAAGTGTTTGATTCAATTGTTAGGTGCCGCGCCGCCGGCATTCGTGTAATCGTTATCACCGGCGACAACAAAGCCACTGCCGAAGCCATCTGCCGACGTATCGGAGTTTTCGGTGAGGACGAAGATACCACTGGCAAGTCATACTCCGGACGTGAATTTGATGATCTACCGATAGCAGAGCAGAAAGCGGCTTGCGCCAGAGCTCGCCTCTTCTCTCGCGTAGAACCGGCTCATAAGTCGAAGATCGTGGAGTACTTACAAAGCATGAATGAAATTTCTGCTATG ACTGGTGACGGTGTGAACGATGCCCCTGCCTTGAAGAAGGCTGAAATCGGTATTGCTATGGGCTCTGGTACTGCAGTCGCGAAATCAGCTTCGGAGATGGTATTAGCGGATGATAATTTCTCTTCCATCGTAGCCGCTGTAGAGGAAGGCCGTGCTATCTATAATAACATGAAACAATTTATCCGTTACCTCATTTCTTCCAACATCGGCGAGGTCGTCAG TATATTCTTGACCGCCGCCCTTGGTCTTCCCGAAGCACTGATTCCGGTCCAACTTCTGTGGGTCAACTTGGTCACTGATGGTCTTCCAGCTACCGCTCTCGGTTTCAATCCACCCGATTTAGACATTATGAGCAaa cctCCTCGTAAAGCTGACGAATCTTTAATTTCCGGATGGCTGTTTTTCCGTTATATGGCTATTGGTGGATATGTAGGCGCTGCCACTGTCGGGTCGGCTGCTTGGTGGTTCATGTACAGTCCGAACGGCCCTCAACTGAATTACTACCAACTT ACTCATCACTTGGCATGTATTGGTGGCGGACCCGAGTTCAAGGGTATTAACTGCAAGATCTTCGCTGATCCTCATCCCATGACTATGGCTCTCTCTGTGTTGGTCACTATTGAAATGTTAAATGCCATGAACAG CTTGTCTGAGAATCAGTCGCTCATCAGCATGCCGCCTTGGTCCAACATGTGGCTCATCGCATCCATGGCTCTTTCTTTCACACTCCATTTCGTCATCCTGTACGTCGAAGTTCTTTCg TCCGTATTCCAAGTGACCCCGCTATCGGGTGAAGAATGGCTTACCGTTATGAAGTTCTCCATTCCAGTGGTACTTCTCGACGAAACCTTGAAGTTCATTGCCAGAAAGATCACAGACG TCAATGAGGTGGTCGTCGACAAGTGGGCGGCCAAATAA
- the Serca gene encoding calcium-transporting ATPase sarcoplasmic/endoplasmic reticulum type isoform X1, with amino-acid sequence MEDGHCKTVEEVVNYFNVDPDQGLSPDQVKRNQEKYGLNELPAEEGKSIWQLVLEQFDDLLVKILLLAAIISFVLALFEEHEDAFTAFVEPFVILLILIANAVVGVWQERNAESAIEALKEYEPEMGKVVRSDKSGVQRIRAKEIVPGDIVEVSVGDKIPADIRLTKIFSTTLRIDQSILTGESVSVIKHTDPVPDPRAVNQDKKNILFSGTNVAAGKARGVVIGTGLSTAIGKIRTEMSETEEIKTPLQQKLDEFGEQLSKVISVICVAVWAINIGHFNDPAHGGSWIKGAIYYFKIAVALAVAAIPEGLPAVITTCLALGTRRMAKKNAIVRSLPSVETLGCTSVICSDKTGTLTTNQMSVSRMFIFDKIEGNDSSFHEFEITGSTYEPIGEIFLRGQKIKGQDYETLQEISTICIMCNDSAIDFNEFKQAFEKVGEATETALIVLAEKINPYGVPKSGLDRRAGAIVTRQDMETKWKKEFTLEFSRDRKSMSSYCVPLKPSKLGSGPKLFVKGAPEGVLDRCTHCRVGGQKVPLTSTLKNRILDLTRQYGTGRDTLRCLALATADHPMKPDDMDLGDSTKFYIYEKDLTFVGVVGMLDPPRKEVFDSIVRCRAAGIRVIVITGDNKATAEAICRRIGVFGEDEDTTGKSYSGREFDDLPIAEQKAACARARLFSRVEPAHKSKIVEYLQSMNEISAMTGDGVNDAPALKKAEIGIAMGSGTAVAKSASEMVLADDNFSSIVAAVEEGRAIYNNMKQFIRYLISSNIGEVVSIFLTAALGLPEALIPVQLLWVNLVTDGLPATALGFNPPDLDIMSKPPRKADESLISGWLFFRYMAIGGYVGAATVGSAAWWFMYSPNGPQLNYYQLTHHLACIGGGPEFKGINCKIFADPHPMTMALSVLVTIEMLNAMNSLSENQSLISMPPWSNMWLIASMALSFTLHFVILYVEVLSSVFQVTPLSGEEWLTVMKFSIPVVLLDETLKFIARKITDVSGVPLSTLKSELERAERLLKFQGNARVSH; translated from the exons AATTGCCAGCTGAGGAGG GAAAATCCATCTGGCAACTCGTTCTGGAACAGTTCGATGACCTTCTAGTTAAGATTCTTCTATTAGCTgctattatttctttt GTATTAGCCTTATTTGAAGAGCACGAGGATGCGTTCACGGCCTTCGTCGAACCCTTCGTCATCCTGCTCATCCTCATTGCCAACGCCGTGGTCGGTGTCTGGCAAGAACGAAATGCCGAGTCTGCGATCGAGGCGCTCAAGGAGTACGAACCCGAGATGGGTAAAGTTGTACGAAGTGACAAATCGGGTGTCCAGAGGATTCGAGCCAAAGAGATCGTGCCCGGCGATATTGTGGAGGTGTCGGTCGGCGACAAGATCCCGGCCGATATCCGTCTGACCAAGATCTTCTCGACTACCCTCAGGATCGACCAGTCCATTCTGACTGGGGAATCGGTGTCCGTGATCAAACACACCGACCCTGTTCCCGACCCACGCGCTGTCAATCAG gataagaagaatattttgttCTCTGGTACCAATGTCGCCGCTGGAAAGGCTCGCGGGGTCGTTATTGGAACTGGCTTAAGCACGGCTATCGGTAAGATCCGTACGGAGATGTCGGAGACGGAGGAGATCAAGACGCCATTGCAGCAGAAGTTGGACGAGTTTGGCGAACAGCTGTCGAAAGTTATCTCCGTGATTTGCGTTGCCGTGTGGGCGATCAACATTGGCCATTTCAACGATCCGGCTCACGGCGGTTCCTGGATCAAGGGTGCCATTTACTACTTCAAGATTGCCGTCGCTCTCGCTGTAGCCGCTATTCCCGAAGGTTTGCCCGCTGTAATCACGACTTGCTTGGCCCTGGGCACCAGGCGTATGGCCAAGAAGAACGCCATTGTACGATCTTTGCCGTCCGTAGAGACTCTAGGTTGCACGTCCGTCATTTGCTCCGACAAAACTGGCACTTTGACGACTAACCAGATGTCCGTTAGCCG aatGTTCATCTTTGACAAGATTGAGGGTAACGATAGCAGTTTCCACGAATTCGAAATCACCGGGTCGACTTATGAACCTATCGGCGAGATCTTCTTGAGAGGACAAAAGATTAAAGGACAAGATTACGAAACATTGCAAGAGATCAGTACAATTTGTATCATGTGCAATGATTCTGCTATCGATTTTAATGAATTCAAGCAGGCATTTGAGAAGGTCGGCGAAGCCACGGAGACCGCCTTGATCGTTCTCGCTGAGAAAATCAATCCGTACGGAGTCCCGAAGAGCGGTTTGGATCGTCGAGCTGGCGCCATTGTCACTAGGCAGGATATGGAAACAAAGTGGAAGAAGGAATTCACGCTGGAATTCTCTCGTGATCGTAAATCCATGTCATCGTACTGCGTGCCTCTGAAGCCATCGAAATTGGGAAGTGGGCCAAAACTGTTTGTCAAGGGTGCGCCGGAAGGTGTATTGGATAGGTGCACACATTGCCGCGTCGGTGGTCAGAAGGTTCCTCTTACTTCAACCCTGAAGAATCGCATCTTGGATCTGACCCGCCAATACGGAACCGGTAGGGATACCCTGCGCTGCCTCGCTCTCGCTACTGCTGATCACCCGATGAAGCCTGACGATATGGATCTGGGCGACTCCACTAAATTCTACATATACGAGAAAGATCTCACGTTCGTAGGTGTAGTGGGCATGCTTGATCCACCTCGCAAAGAAGTGTTTGATTCAATTGTTAGGTGCCGCGCCGCCGGCATTCGTGTAATCGTTATCACCGGCGACAACAAAGCCACTGCCGAAGCCATCTGCCGACGTATCGGAGTTTTCGGTGAGGACGAAGATACCACTGGCAAGTCATACTCCGGACGTGAATTTGATGATCTACCGATAGCAGAGCAGAAAGCGGCTTGCGCCAGAGCTCGCCTCTTCTCTCGCGTAGAACCGGCTCATAAGTCGAAGATCGTGGAGTACTTACAAAGCATGAATGAAATTTCTGCTATG ACTGGTGACGGTGTGAACGATGCCCCTGCCTTGAAGAAGGCTGAAATCGGTATTGCTATGGGCTCTGGTACTGCAGTCGCGAAATCAGCTTCGGAGATGGTATTAGCGGATGATAATTTCTCTTCCATCGTAGCCGCTGTAGAGGAAGGCCGTGCTATCTATAATAACATGAAACAATTTATCCGTTACCTCATTTCTTCCAACATCGGCGAGGTCGTCAG TATATTCTTGACCGCCGCCCTTGGTCTTCCCGAAGCACTGATTCCGGTCCAACTTCTGTGGGTCAACTTGGTCACTGATGGTCTTCCAGCTACCGCTCTCGGTTTCAATCCACCCGATTTAGACATTATGAGCAaa cctCCTCGTAAAGCTGACGAATCTTTAATTTCCGGATGGCTGTTTTTCCGTTATATGGCTATTGGTGGATATGTAGGCGCTGCCACTGTCGGGTCGGCTGCTTGGTGGTTCATGTACAGTCCGAACGGCCCTCAACTGAATTACTACCAACTT ACTCATCACTTGGCATGTATTGGTGGCGGACCCGAGTTCAAGGGTATTAACTGCAAGATCTTCGCTGATCCTCATCCCATGACTATGGCTCTCTCTGTGTTGGTCACTATTGAAATGTTAAATGCCATGAACAG CTTGTCTGAGAATCAGTCGCTCATCAGCATGCCGCCTTGGTCCAACATGTGGCTCATCGCATCCATGGCTCTTTCTTTCACACTCCATTTCGTCATCCTGTACGTCGAAGTTCTTTCg TCCGTATTCCAAGTGACCCCGCTATCGGGTGAAGAATGGCTTACCGTTATGAAGTTCTCCATTCCAGTGGTACTTCTCGACGAAACCTTGAAGTTCATTGCCAGAAAGATCACAGACG TGTCTGGTGTGCCTCTTTCTACTCTGAAGTCAGAACTGGAGCGGGCTGAGCGTTTGCTGAAATTTCAAGGAAATGCGAGGGTTTCGCACTAA